One segment of Strix aluco isolate bStrAlu1 chromosome 4, bStrAlu1.hap1, whole genome shotgun sequence DNA contains the following:
- the WDR19 gene encoding WD repeat-containing protein 19 isoform X1, whose product MKQVFSLLEKAWSGSPVQFAWQKTLGNFLAVTGGDRAVKIFDRHGQKRNEISLPSNCVTMDWDKDGDTLAIITDKSSAIFLWDANTNKTSQVDSGMRDAMSFLLWSRVGTLLAVGTTKGNLLIYNRQTSRKIPVLGKHTKRITCGCWSTENLLALGGEDKMITISNQEGDTIRQTSVSSDPSDMQFSVMKTDERISTRESTVSVVVGKKTLFLFNLNDPDNPIDLKFQQSYGSIVTYRWYGDGYIMIGFSRGCFVVISTHIREIGQEIFQAHNHKDNLSSIAISQSLNKAASCGDNCIKIHDLSDLREMYAIINLDDENKGVDQLAWTDDGQLLAVSTRRGSLHVFLTKLPILGDACSTRIAYLTSLLEVTVANHVERELPVTVSVEVEPSFVAIGVYHLAVGMNNRAWFYALGENNMKKLKDVEYLGTVASMHLNSDYAAALFEGKVQLHMIESEGLDAQEERETRLFPADDDKYRILCHALTSDFLIYGTDTGVIHYFYIEDWQYVNEYRHPVSVRKIFPDPNGTRLAFIDDKSDGFVYCPVKDRLYEIPDFSPTIKGVLWENWPMDKGVFVAFDDDKVYTYVFHKDAIQGSKIILAGGTEVPFSHKPLLLYNGELTCQTPSGKTNNIYLSTHSFLGDLKDFGPNELTQMLTQTLMLKRFSEAWEVCRLLNDQSGWNELAKACLHHMEVDFAIRVYRTFGNAGMVMSLEQIKGIEDHNLLAGHLAMFTSDFNLAQDLYLASSCPIAALEMRKDLQHWDSALQLAKRLAPDQIPFISKEYAVQLEFMGDYINALAHYEKGITGNNKYQEHDEACLAGVAQMSIRMGDIRRGVNQAIKHPSRLLKRDCGAILECMKQFSEAAQLYEKGQYYDKAASVYIRCKNWAKVGELLPHVSSPKIHLQYAKAKEADGRYKEAVIAYEHAKQWDSVIRLYLDHLNNPEKAVNIVRETQSLDGAKMVARFFLQLGDYGSAIQFLVMSKCNNEAFTLAQQHNKMEIYADIISSESTTNEDYQSIALYFEGEKKHFQAGKFFLLCGQYGRALKHFMKSPSTEDNLAIEMAIETVGRAKDEALTNQLIDYLMGESDGMPKDARYLFRLYMVLKQYREAARTAIIIAREEQCSGNYRNAHDVLFSMYSELKTQKIKIPSEMATNLMILHSYVLVKIHVRRGDHMKGARMLIRVANNISKFPSHIVPILTSTVIECHRAGLKNSAFNFAAMLMRPEYRNKIDLKYKKKIEAMVRRPDTTETEEPTTACPHCAFQLPESELLCPGCKNNLPYCIATGRHMVRDDWTVCPHCDFPALYSEFKNMLQAENTCPMCSERINTVHLKKINDCTQYLKPEDGDQ is encoded by the exons taactGTGTTACTATGGACTGGGATAAGGATGGAGATACTTTAGCAATAATCACAGACAAATCTAGTGCCATATTTCTGTGGGatgcaaacacaaacaaaacaagccaaGTAGACAGTGGCATGAG ggaTGCAATGTCTTTCTTATTATGGTCTCGAGTTGGAACTTTACTTGCTGTTGGAACAACAAAGGGAAACTTACTTATATATAACCGTCAGACTTCTCGCAAGATTCCTGTTCTTG gtaAGCACACTAAGCGGATTACTTGTGGTTGTTGGAGTACTGAAAACCTTCTGGCTCTAGGCGGTGAAGACAAAATGATTACTATAAGCAATCAGGAAGGGGATACCATAAGACAG ACCTCTGTGAGCTCAGATCCCAGTGATATGCAGTTCTCAGTTATGAAGACTGATGAAAGAATATCAACCAGGGAAAGCACA GTAAGTGTAGTGGTCGGCAAGAAgactctctttctttttaatttgaatgaTCCAGATAACCCGATTGATCTGAAATTTCAGCAGTCTTATGGCAGTATTGTAACCTACAGATG GTATGGTGATGGCTACATTATGATTGGTTTCTCACGGGGGTGTTTTGTAGTCATTTCTACGCACATTCGTGAGATAGGTCAGGAAATCTTTCAAGCTCATAATCATAAGGATAATCTAAGCAGCATTGCTATATCACAGTCGTTAAACAAAGCTGCATCATGTGGAGACAATTG catTAAAATCCATGATCTGTCAGACCTGAGAGAAATGTATGCCATAATAAACTTGGATGATGAAAACAAAG GTGTAGATCAGCTGGCTTGGACAGATGATGGACAGTTGTTGGCAGTATCTACACGAAGAGGATCCCTCCATGTTTTCTTGACAAAGCTTCCAATCCTTGGAGATGCTTGCAGTACGCGGATTGCCTACCTCACTTCTCTTCTGGAAGTTACTGTGGCCAATCATGTGGAGAGA gAGCTACCAGTCACAGTCTCTGTTGAAGTAGAGCCTAGTTTTGTTGCTATTGGTGTTTATCATTTGGCTGTAGGAATGAACAATCGGGCTTGGTTTTATGCACTTGGAGAGAATA ATATGAAAAAGCTTAAAGATGTGGAGTACCTGGGGACAGTAGCAAGTATGCACCTTAATTCCGATtatgctgctgctctttttgaGGGTAAAGTCCAGTTGCATATG ATAGAAAGTGAAGGTTTGGATGCTCAGGAGGAACGAGAAACTCGACTATTCCCAGCAGATGATGATAAATATCGAATTTTGTGCCATGCTTTAACTAGTGACTTCCTCATATATGGTACAGAT ACTGGAGTTATTCATTATTTCTACATTGAAGACTGGCAATATGTGAATGAATATCGGCATCCTGTCAGTGTAAGAAAAATTTTTCCAGATCCCAATGGAACCAGATTGGCTTTCATAGATGACAAAAGTGATGGCTTTGTCTATTGTCCA GTAAAAGATAGATTATATGAGATTCCAGACTTCTCACCAACTATTAAAGGAGTCCTGTGGGAAAACTGGCCAATGGATAAAggtgtttttgttgcttttgatgATGATAAAGTGTACACTTACGTTTTTCATAAGGATGCCATTCAAG GATCAAAGATTATTTTGGCAGGTGGCACGGAAGTCCCCTTTTCCCATAAACCTTTGTTGTTGTATAATGGAGAATTAACTTGTCAGACTCCAAGTGGGAAAACAAACAATATCTATCTAAGCACTCACAGTTTCCTTGGCGATTTGAAAGACTTTGGACCTAATGAGCTGACGCAAATGCTTACTCAGACTTTAATGCTGAAAAG GTTTTCTGAAGCATGGGAGGTGTGCAGACTTCTTAACGACCAGTCTGGTTGGAATGAGCTGGCCAAAGCTTGCTTACATCATATGGAGGTGGATTTTGCAATACGTGTTTATCGGACATTTGGTAATGCTGGGATGGTCATGTCACTAGAGCAAATAAAG GGAATAGAAGACCACAACCTTTTAGCAGGACATCTTGCCATGTTTACTAGTGATTTTAATCTGGCTCAGGATTTATATCTGGCATCCTCCTGTCCTATTGCTGCACTTGAG ATGCGAAAAGACTTGCAGCACTGGGACAGTGCACTTCAGCTGGCTAAGCGTTTGGCCCCAGACCAAATCCCTTTCATATCAAAGGAATATGCAGTGCAGCTTGAGTTCAT GGGTGATTATATTAATGCACTGGCACATTATGAGAAGGGAATCACTGGAAACAATAAG TATCAGGAACATGATGAAGCTTGTCTTGCTGGAGTGGCTCAAATGTCCATTCGAATGGGAGATATCCGTCGAGGGGTAAACCAGGCCATTAAACATCCCAGTAGGTTACTAAAAAGAGACTGTGGAGCTATTCTGGAGTGTATGAAG CAATTTTCAGAAGCTGCTCAGCTGTATGAAAAGGGACAATATTATGACAAGGCGGCATCAGTATATATCCGGTGTAAAAACTG GGCAAAGGTTGGTGAACTACTTCCTCATGTTTCATCTCCAAAGATTCACCTACAATATGCAAAGGCCAAAGAAGCAGATGGCAG GTACAAAGAAGCTGTGATAGCTTATGAGCATGCAAAACAGTGGGACAGTGTAATTCGACTGTATTTGGATCACCTTAATAATCCTGAAAAGGCTGTTAATATTGTGAGAGAAACACAGTCTCTTGATGGAGCAAAGATGGTGGCCAG ATTCTTTCTGCAGCTTGGTGACTATGGTTCTGCCATCCAGTTTCTGGTCATGTCCAAGTGCAATAATGAAGCTTTCACATTAGCTCAGCAACACAACAAGATGGAGATTTATGCTGATATCATCA GTTCTGAAAGTACTACCAATGAAGATTATCAGAGCATCGCACTATattttgaaggagaaaagaaacattttcaggcGGGAAAATTTTTCTTGCTGTGTGGTCAATATGGACGG GCATTAAAGCACTTCATGAAAAGTCCAAGCACAGAAGATAACTTGGCTATAGAAATGGCAATTGAAACA GTGGGACGGGCAAAAGATGAAGCCTTAACAAATCAGCTGATAGACTATCTTATGGGAGAAAGTGATGGCATGCCCAAG GATGCCAGGTACCTATTCCGCTTATACATGGTACTAAAGCAATACAGAGAAGCTGCCAGAACTGCTATAATAATTGCCAGGGAGGAGCAGTGTTCAG gaaactaCCGAAATGCACATGATGTTCTTTTCAGTATGTATTCAGAGTTAAAGACCCAGAAGATTAAAATTCCTTCTGAGATGGCTACAAACCTTATGATTCTACACAGCTATGTTTTAGTGAAG ATTCACGTGAGACGTGGTGATCACATGAAGGGAGCACGTATGCTTATACGTGTAGCCAACAACATCAGCAAGTTCCCATCAC ACATTGTGCCAATTTTGACTTCAACTGTTATTGAGTGTCACAGAGCAGGATTGAAGAACTCAGCCTTCAATTTTGCTGCTATGTTGATGAGACCTGAGTATCGTAATAAAATAGAtcttaaatacaaaaagaaaattgaagcAATGGTCAG ACGTCCAGACACAACAGAGACAGAAGAGCCAACAACAGCCTGTCCACATTGTGCATTCCAGCTCCCAGAGAGCGAACTTCTGTgtcctggctgcaaaaacaatcTCCCATACTGTATTGCAACT
- the WDR19 gene encoding WD repeat-containing protein 19 isoform X2 has translation MKQVFSLLEKAWSGSPVQFAWQKTLGNFLAVTGGDRAVKIFDRHGQKRNEISLPSNCVTMDWDKDGDTLAIITDKSSAIFLWDANTNKTSQVDSGMRDAMSFLLWSRVGTLLAVGTTKGNLLIYNRQTSRKIPVLGKHTKRITCGCWSTENLLALGGEDKMITISNQEGDTIRQTSVSSDPSDMQFSVMKTDERISTRESTVSVVVGKKTLFLFNLNDPDNPIDLKFQQSYGSIVTYRWYGDGYIMIGFSRGCFVVISTHIREIGQEIFQAHNHKDNLSSIAISQSLNKAASCGDNCIKIHDLSDLREMYAIINLDDENKGVDQLAWTDDGQLLAVSTRRGSLHVFLTKLPILGDACSTRIAYLTSLLEVTVANHVERELPVTVSVEVEPSFVAIGVYHLAVGMNNRAWFYALGENNMKKLKDVEYLGTVASMHLNSDYAAALFEGKVQLHMIESEGLDAQEERETRLFPADDDKYRILCHALTSDFLIYGTDTGVIHYFYIEDWQYVNEYRHPVSVRKIFPDPNGTRLAFIDDKSDGFVYCPVKDRLYEIPDFSPTIKGVLWENWPMDKGVFVAFDDDKVYTYVFHKDAIQGSKIILAGGTEVPFSHKPLLLYNGELTCQTPSGKTNNIYLSTHSFLGDLKDFGPNELTQMLTQTLMLKRFSEAWEVCRLLNDQSGWNELAKACLHHMEGIEDHNLLAGHLAMFTSDFNLAQDLYLASSCPIAALEMRKDLQHWDSALQLAKRLAPDQIPFISKEYAVQLEFMGDYINALAHYEKGITGNNKYQEHDEACLAGVAQMSIRMGDIRRGVNQAIKHPSRLLKRDCGAILECMKQFSEAAQLYEKGQYYDKAASVYIRCKNWAKVGELLPHVSSPKIHLQYAKAKEADGRYKEAVIAYEHAKQWDSVIRLYLDHLNNPEKAVNIVRETQSLDGAKMVARFFLQLGDYGSAIQFLVMSKCNNEAFTLAQQHNKMEIYADIISSESTTNEDYQSIALYFEGEKKHFQAGKFFLLCGQYGRALKHFMKSPSTEDNLAIEMAIETVGRAKDEALTNQLIDYLMGESDGMPKDARYLFRLYMVLKQYREAARTAIIIAREEQCSGNYRNAHDVLFSMYSELKTQKIKIPSEMATNLMILHSYVLVKIHVRRGDHMKGARMLIRVANNISKFPSHIVPILTSTVIECHRAGLKNSAFNFAAMLMRPEYRNKIDLKYKKKIEAMVRRPDTTETEEPTTACPHCAFQLPESELLCPGCKNNLPYCIATGRHMVRDDWTVCPHCDFPALYSEFKNMLQAENTCPMCSERINTVHLKKINDCTQYLKPEDGDQ, from the exons taactGTGTTACTATGGACTGGGATAAGGATGGAGATACTTTAGCAATAATCACAGACAAATCTAGTGCCATATTTCTGTGGGatgcaaacacaaacaaaacaagccaaGTAGACAGTGGCATGAG ggaTGCAATGTCTTTCTTATTATGGTCTCGAGTTGGAACTTTACTTGCTGTTGGAACAACAAAGGGAAACTTACTTATATATAACCGTCAGACTTCTCGCAAGATTCCTGTTCTTG gtaAGCACACTAAGCGGATTACTTGTGGTTGTTGGAGTACTGAAAACCTTCTGGCTCTAGGCGGTGAAGACAAAATGATTACTATAAGCAATCAGGAAGGGGATACCATAAGACAG ACCTCTGTGAGCTCAGATCCCAGTGATATGCAGTTCTCAGTTATGAAGACTGATGAAAGAATATCAACCAGGGAAAGCACA GTAAGTGTAGTGGTCGGCAAGAAgactctctttctttttaatttgaatgaTCCAGATAACCCGATTGATCTGAAATTTCAGCAGTCTTATGGCAGTATTGTAACCTACAGATG GTATGGTGATGGCTACATTATGATTGGTTTCTCACGGGGGTGTTTTGTAGTCATTTCTACGCACATTCGTGAGATAGGTCAGGAAATCTTTCAAGCTCATAATCATAAGGATAATCTAAGCAGCATTGCTATATCACAGTCGTTAAACAAAGCTGCATCATGTGGAGACAATTG catTAAAATCCATGATCTGTCAGACCTGAGAGAAATGTATGCCATAATAAACTTGGATGATGAAAACAAAG GTGTAGATCAGCTGGCTTGGACAGATGATGGACAGTTGTTGGCAGTATCTACACGAAGAGGATCCCTCCATGTTTTCTTGACAAAGCTTCCAATCCTTGGAGATGCTTGCAGTACGCGGATTGCCTACCTCACTTCTCTTCTGGAAGTTACTGTGGCCAATCATGTGGAGAGA gAGCTACCAGTCACAGTCTCTGTTGAAGTAGAGCCTAGTTTTGTTGCTATTGGTGTTTATCATTTGGCTGTAGGAATGAACAATCGGGCTTGGTTTTATGCACTTGGAGAGAATA ATATGAAAAAGCTTAAAGATGTGGAGTACCTGGGGACAGTAGCAAGTATGCACCTTAATTCCGATtatgctgctgctctttttgaGGGTAAAGTCCAGTTGCATATG ATAGAAAGTGAAGGTTTGGATGCTCAGGAGGAACGAGAAACTCGACTATTCCCAGCAGATGATGATAAATATCGAATTTTGTGCCATGCTTTAACTAGTGACTTCCTCATATATGGTACAGAT ACTGGAGTTATTCATTATTTCTACATTGAAGACTGGCAATATGTGAATGAATATCGGCATCCTGTCAGTGTAAGAAAAATTTTTCCAGATCCCAATGGAACCAGATTGGCTTTCATAGATGACAAAAGTGATGGCTTTGTCTATTGTCCA GTAAAAGATAGATTATATGAGATTCCAGACTTCTCACCAACTATTAAAGGAGTCCTGTGGGAAAACTGGCCAATGGATAAAggtgtttttgttgcttttgatgATGATAAAGTGTACACTTACGTTTTTCATAAGGATGCCATTCAAG GATCAAAGATTATTTTGGCAGGTGGCACGGAAGTCCCCTTTTCCCATAAACCTTTGTTGTTGTATAATGGAGAATTAACTTGTCAGACTCCAAGTGGGAAAACAAACAATATCTATCTAAGCACTCACAGTTTCCTTGGCGATTTGAAAGACTTTGGACCTAATGAGCTGACGCAAATGCTTACTCAGACTTTAATGCTGAAAAG GTTTTCTGAAGCATGGGAGGTGTGCAGACTTCTTAACGACCAGTCTGGTTGGAATGAGCTGGCCAAAGCTTGCTTACATCATATGGAG GGAATAGAAGACCACAACCTTTTAGCAGGACATCTTGCCATGTTTACTAGTGATTTTAATCTGGCTCAGGATTTATATCTGGCATCCTCCTGTCCTATTGCTGCACTTGAG ATGCGAAAAGACTTGCAGCACTGGGACAGTGCACTTCAGCTGGCTAAGCGTTTGGCCCCAGACCAAATCCCTTTCATATCAAAGGAATATGCAGTGCAGCTTGAGTTCAT GGGTGATTATATTAATGCACTGGCACATTATGAGAAGGGAATCACTGGAAACAATAAG TATCAGGAACATGATGAAGCTTGTCTTGCTGGAGTGGCTCAAATGTCCATTCGAATGGGAGATATCCGTCGAGGGGTAAACCAGGCCATTAAACATCCCAGTAGGTTACTAAAAAGAGACTGTGGAGCTATTCTGGAGTGTATGAAG CAATTTTCAGAAGCTGCTCAGCTGTATGAAAAGGGACAATATTATGACAAGGCGGCATCAGTATATATCCGGTGTAAAAACTG GGCAAAGGTTGGTGAACTACTTCCTCATGTTTCATCTCCAAAGATTCACCTACAATATGCAAAGGCCAAAGAAGCAGATGGCAG GTACAAAGAAGCTGTGATAGCTTATGAGCATGCAAAACAGTGGGACAGTGTAATTCGACTGTATTTGGATCACCTTAATAATCCTGAAAAGGCTGTTAATATTGTGAGAGAAACACAGTCTCTTGATGGAGCAAAGATGGTGGCCAG ATTCTTTCTGCAGCTTGGTGACTATGGTTCTGCCATCCAGTTTCTGGTCATGTCCAAGTGCAATAATGAAGCTTTCACATTAGCTCAGCAACACAACAAGATGGAGATTTATGCTGATATCATCA GTTCTGAAAGTACTACCAATGAAGATTATCAGAGCATCGCACTATattttgaaggagaaaagaaacattttcaggcGGGAAAATTTTTCTTGCTGTGTGGTCAATATGGACGG GCATTAAAGCACTTCATGAAAAGTCCAAGCACAGAAGATAACTTGGCTATAGAAATGGCAATTGAAACA GTGGGACGGGCAAAAGATGAAGCCTTAACAAATCAGCTGATAGACTATCTTATGGGAGAAAGTGATGGCATGCCCAAG GATGCCAGGTACCTATTCCGCTTATACATGGTACTAAAGCAATACAGAGAAGCTGCCAGAACTGCTATAATAATTGCCAGGGAGGAGCAGTGTTCAG gaaactaCCGAAATGCACATGATGTTCTTTTCAGTATGTATTCAGAGTTAAAGACCCAGAAGATTAAAATTCCTTCTGAGATGGCTACAAACCTTATGATTCTACACAGCTATGTTTTAGTGAAG ATTCACGTGAGACGTGGTGATCACATGAAGGGAGCACGTATGCTTATACGTGTAGCCAACAACATCAGCAAGTTCCCATCAC ACATTGTGCCAATTTTGACTTCAACTGTTATTGAGTGTCACAGAGCAGGATTGAAGAACTCAGCCTTCAATTTTGCTGCTATGTTGATGAGACCTGAGTATCGTAATAAAATAGAtcttaaatacaaaaagaaaattgaagcAATGGTCAG ACGTCCAGACACAACAGAGACAGAAGAGCCAACAACAGCCTGTCCACATTGTGCATTCCAGCTCCCAGAGAGCGAACTTCTGTgtcctggctgcaaaaacaatcTCCCATACTGTATTGCAACT